A genome region from Pseudomonas sp. N3-W includes the following:
- the proC gene encoding pyrroline-5-carboxylate reductase: protein MSKTRIAFIGAGNMAASLIGGLRAKGLDAAHIRASAPGAETRARVSAEHGIEVFADNAQAIEGADVVVLAVKPQMMKAVCETIRPSLKPHQLVVSIAAGITCASMNNWLGEQPIVRCMPNTPALLRQGVSGLYATADVTAEQRQQAEELLSAVGIALWLNEEQQLDAVTAVSGSGPAYFFLLIEAMTAAGVKLGLPADIAAQLTVQTALGAAHMAVASDVDAAELRRRVTSPAGTTEAAIKSFQAGGFEALVEKALGAAAHRSAEMAEQLGR from the coding sequence ATGAGCAAGACTCGTATCGCCTTTATCGGTGCCGGCAACATGGCCGCGAGCCTGATCGGCGGCCTGCGCGCCAAAGGCCTGGACGCGGCCCACATCCGCGCCAGCGCCCCAGGCGCAGAGACCCGCGCTCGCGTAAGCGCTGAGCACGGCATCGAAGTGTTCGCCGACAACGCCCAAGCCATTGAAGGCGCGGACGTCGTCGTACTGGCGGTCAAACCCCAGATGATGAAAGCCGTGTGCGAAACCATTCGTCCAAGCCTCAAGCCTCATCAGTTGGTGGTTTCGATTGCGGCAGGCATCACCTGCGCCAGCATGAACAACTGGCTGGGCGAGCAACCGATTGTGCGCTGCATGCCCAACACCCCGGCGCTGCTGCGTCAGGGCGTAAGCGGTCTGTATGCCACCGCCGACGTGACCGCCGAGCAACGCCAGCAGGCCGAAGAGCTGCTGTCCGCCGTCGGCATCGCCTTGTGGCTGAACGAAGAGCAGCAACTGGACGCGGTCACCGCCGTGTCCGGCAGCGGCCCGGCGTACTTCTTCCTGCTGATCGAAGCCATGACTGCCGCTGGCGTCAAACTGGGCCTGCCAGCCGACATCGCCGCCCAGCTGACCGTGCAAACCGCACTGGGCGCCGCGCATATGGCGGTCGCCAGTGACGTCGATGCCGCCGAACTGCGTCGCCGCGTCACCTCGCCTGCAGGCACCACGGAAGCAGCGATCAAATCGTTCCAGGCTGGCGGCTTCGAAGCGCTGGTCGAAAAAGCACTCGGTGCCGCCGCACATCGCTCGGCCGAAATGGCCGAACAACTTGGCCGCTAA
- a CDS encoding YggT family protein produces the protein MLGLNDAAVFVIKTLGSLYLLIVLMRFILQLVRANFYNPLCQFVVKATQPLLKPLRRIIPSMFGLDMSSLVLALIVQMLLIAVILFLKGFMVDWLFLVPWSLIAIFSLFLNILFYAMIISVILSWVAPGSHNPGAELVAQITEPVLAPFRRIIPNLGGLDISPIFAFIVIQLLQSWLIPRLAYYAMMPNGLLGLI, from the coding sequence ATGCTTGGACTCAATGACGCTGCCGTTTTCGTAATTAAAACCCTGGGTAGCCTGTACCTGCTGATCGTACTGATGCGCTTCATCCTGCAATTGGTTCGGGCGAACTTTTACAACCCGCTGTGCCAGTTCGTCGTGAAAGCCACTCAACCGCTGCTCAAGCCACTGCGCCGCATCATCCCGAGCATGTTCGGGCTGGATATGTCGTCATTGGTATTGGCGCTGATCGTGCAGATGCTGCTGATAGCGGTGATCCTGTTTCTCAAAGGCTTCATGGTCGACTGGCTGTTCCTGGTGCCTTGGTCGCTGATCGCCATTTTCTCGCTGTTTTTGAACATTCTGTTCTACGCGATGATCATCAGTGTGATTCTGTCCTGGGTCGCCCCGGGGAGCCACAATCCGGGCGCAGAGCTGGTTGCCCAGATTACTGAACCGGTACTCGCGCCGTTCCGCCGGATCATCCCGAACCTGGGCGGCCTCGACATCTCGCCGATCTTCGCGTTTATCGTGATCCAGTTGCTGCAAAGCTGGCTGATCCCGCGCCTTGCGTACTACGCAATGATGCCAAACGGGTTGCTCGGCCTGATCTGA
- a CDS encoding DUF167 domain-containing protein encodes MSYFRWDGDDLILECHLQPAARSDDFCGLHGDRLKIRLTAPPVEGKANAYLMAFLAKAFGVSKSQVSLISGELNRQKRVRIRSPKQLPELPDLMRPAG; translated from the coding sequence ATGAGCTACTTCCGCTGGGACGGTGACGATCTGATTCTGGAATGTCACCTGCAACCGGCAGCCCGCAGCGATGATTTCTGCGGGCTGCACGGCGATCGGCTGAAAATCCGCCTGACCGCGCCGCCTGTTGAAGGCAAGGCAAATGCGTATCTGATGGCGTTTCTGGCCAAGGCATTTGGGGTTTCCAAAAGCCAGGTGAGCCTGATCAGCGGCGAGTTGAACCGGCAGAAACGGGTGCGGATCCGTTCGCCGAAACAGTTGCCGGAATTGCCTGATTTAATGCGCCCGGCAGGCTGA
- a CDS encoding homoserine O-acetyltransferase, with protein sequence MPTAFPPDSVGLVTPQVAHFSEPLALACGRSLPAYDLIYETYGTLNATASNAVLICHALSGHHHAAGFHSPDDRKPGWWDSCIGPGKPIDTSRFFVVSLNNLGGCNGSTGPSSINPETGKPFGADFPVLTVEDWVHSQARLADLIGIRQWAAVIGGSLGGMQAMQWSISYPDRIRHCLAIASAPKLSAQNIAFNEVARQAILTDPEFHGGSFQEAGVIPKRGLMLARMVGHITYLSDDSMGEKFGRGLKSEKLNYDFHSVEFQVESYLRYQGEEFSGRFDANTYLLMTKALDYFDPAANFNDDLAKTFAGATAKFCVMSFTTDWRFSPARSRELVDALMAARKDVCYLEIDAPQGHDAFLIPIPRYLQAFGNYMNRITV encoded by the coding sequence ATGCCAACTGCCTTCCCCCCCGATTCTGTTGGTCTGGTGACGCCGCAAGTGGCGCACTTCAGCGAACCCCTGGCCCTGGCCTGCGGTCGCTCGCTCCCGGCCTATGACCTGATCTACGAAACCTATGGCACGCTGAACGCCACGGCGAGCAACGCCGTGCTGATCTGCCACGCCCTGTCCGGCCATCACCACGCAGCTGGTTTCCACAGCCCCGACGACCGAAAACCCGGTTGGTGGGACAGTTGCATCGGCCCCGGCAAGCCCATCGACACCTCGCGGTTCTTCGTGGTCAGCCTGAACAACCTCGGCGGCTGCAATGGCTCCACCGGCCCGAGCAGCATCAACCCCGAGACCGGCAAGCCATTCGGCGCCGATTTCCCGGTGCTGACCGTGGAAGACTGGGTGCACAGTCAGGCCCGTCTGGCCGACTTGATCGGCATTCGCCAGTGGGCAGCCGTGATCGGCGGCAGCCTCGGCGGCATGCAAGCCATGCAATGGAGCATCAGCTACCCGGATCGCATCCGGCACTGCCTGGCCATCGCCTCGGCACCGAAGCTGTCGGCGCAGAACATCGCCTTCAACGAAGTGGCACGCCAGGCAATCCTCACCGACCCCGAATTCCACGGCGGTTCGTTCCAGGAAGCGGGCGTGATTCCCAAGCGCGGCTTGATGCTGGCGCGGATGGTCGGGCATATCACTTATCTGTCCGACGACTCGATGGGCGAGAAATTCGGCCGGGGCCTCAAGAGCGAGAAGCTCAACTACGACTTCCACAGCGTCGAGTTCCAGGTCGAAAGCTACCTGCGTTATCAAGGTGAAGAGTTCTCCGGGCGTTTTGACGCCAACACTTACCTGCTGATGACCAAGGCCTTGGACTACTTCGACCCGGCGGCGAACTTCAACGATGACCTGGCGAAGACCTTCGCCGGTGCCACCGCCAAGTTCTGCGTGATGTCCTTCACCACCGACTGGCGCTTCTCCCCTGCCCGCTCGCGGGAACTGGTGGATGCCCTGATGGCGGCGCGCAAAGACGTCTGCTACCTGGAAATCGACGCACCGCAAGGCCACGACGCCTTTCTGATTCCGATCCCGCGCTATTTGCAGGCGTTCGGCAATTACATGAACCGAATTACGGTGTGA
- the metW gene encoding methionine biosynthesis protein MetW, giving the protein MRADLEIIQEWIPAGSRVLDLGCGDGELLTWLRDNKQVTGYGLENDPDNIAECVAKGINVIEQDLDKGLGNFASNSFDIVVMTQALQAVHYPDKILDEMLRVGRQCIITFPNFGHWRCRWYLASKGRMPVSEFLPYTWYNTPNIHFCTFGDFEELCREREAKVIDRLAVDQQHRHGWASKLWPNLLGEIGIYRVSSPGLADHKIAV; this is encoded by the coding sequence ATGAGAGCTGATCTGGAAATCATCCAGGAATGGATCCCCGCCGGCAGCCGCGTGCTCGACCTCGGGTGCGGTGATGGCGAGTTGCTGACCTGGCTGCGCGATAACAAGCAAGTCACCGGCTATGGCCTGGAAAACGACCCGGACAACATCGCCGAGTGCGTGGCCAAGGGCATCAACGTCATCGAGCAGGACCTGGACAAAGGCCTGGGCAACTTTGCCAGCAACAGCTTCGACATCGTGGTCATGACCCAGGCACTGCAAGCGGTGCATTACCCGGACAAGATTCTCGACGAAATGCTGCGGGTCGGCCGCCAGTGCATCATCACCTTCCCCAACTTCGGTCACTGGCGCTGCCGCTGGTACCTGGCGAGCAAGGGGCGGATGCCGGTTTCCGAGTTTCTGCCGTACACCTGGTACAACACACCGAACATCCACTTCTGTACTTTCGGCGACTTTGAAGAACTGTGCCGTGAACGTGAAGCCAAGGTCATTGATCGGCTTGCCGTGGATCAACAGCACCGACACGGGTGGGCCAGTAAGCTATGGCCTAATCTATTAGGTGAGATTGGTATCTACCGCGTCAGCAGCCCCGGGCTTGCGGACCACAAGATCGCGGTCTGA
- a CDS encoding DUF4426 domain-containing protein, which translates to MGRLALFVLTACLSVTAMAADVIKGERQETFGDVTVHYNTFNSTYLQPDIAKAAELIRSKNQGVINVSVIKDGKPLVANVTGEVKDLTSQSVTLKFKQVTEQGAVYYIAQYPVDQQEVRTFEIKVQTGDKINTINFNQELFPGE; encoded by the coding sequence ATGGGTCGTCTAGCGCTATTTGTACTTACTGCCTGCCTGAGCGTCACCGCTATGGCCGCTGATGTGATCAAGGGCGAACGTCAGGAAACCTTTGGTGATGTGACGGTGCATTACAACACTTTCAACTCCACCTATTTGCAGCCGGATATTGCCAAGGCCGCCGAACTGATCCGCAGCAAGAACCAGGGCGTGATCAACGTCTCGGTGATCAAGGACGGCAAGCCGCTGGTCGCCAATGTCACAGGCGAAGTCAAAGACCTGACCAGCCAAAGCGTGACGCTGAAGTTCAAACAGGTCACTGAACAAGGCGCGGTCTACTACATCGCGCAATACCCGGTCGATCAGCAGGAAGTCCGTACTTTCGAGATCAAGGTGCAGACCGGTGACAAAATCAACACCATCAATTTCAACCAAGAGCTTTTCCCCGGCGAATGA
- the rdgB gene encoding RdgB/HAM1 family non-canonical purine NTP pyrophosphatase, with product MMNFTQLVLASHNAGKLKELQAMLGESVQLRSIGEFSSVEPEETGLSFVENAILKARNAARISGLPALADDSGLAVDFLGGAPGIYSARYADGKGDAANNAKLLDALKDVPEAERGAQFVCVLALVRHADDPLPILCEGLWHGRILTQASGEHGFGYDPLFWVPERNCSSAELSPGDKNQISHRARAMDLLRQRLGLK from the coding sequence ATGATGAACTTCACGCAACTCGTACTGGCCAGCCATAACGCCGGCAAACTCAAGGAACTCCAGGCCATGCTCGGCGAATCGGTGCAACTGCGCTCGATCGGCGAGTTCAGCAGTGTCGAGCCCGAAGAAACCGGCCTGTCGTTCGTCGAGAACGCCATCCTCAAGGCCCGCAATGCCGCGCGCATCTCCGGCTTGCCAGCGCTGGCCGATGATTCGGGGCTGGCGGTGGATTTCCTGGGCGGCGCGCCTGGCATCTATTCGGCCCGTTATGCCGACGGCAAGGGCGATGCGGCGAACAACGCCAAATTGCTCGATGCGTTGAAAGACGTGCCTGAAGCCGAGCGCGGCGCGCAGTTCGTCTGCGTCCTGGCGCTGGTGCGTCACGCCGACGATCCGTTGCCGATCCTCTGCGAAGGCCTGTGGCATGGGCGTATCCTGACCCAGGCCAGCGGCGAACACGGTTTTGGTTATGACCCGCTGTTCTGGGTGCCGGAGCGCAATTGCTCCAGCGCCGAACTGAGCCCAGGCGACAAGAACCAGATCAGCCACCGCGCCCGTGCAATGGATCTGCTGCGCCAGCGTCTGGGACTGAAATGA
- the hemW gene encoding radical SAM family heme chaperone HemW has translation MTHDSSASPLIFGGGAQSPRGALPVLPPLALYIHIPWCVRKCPYCDFNSHTASPVLPEEEYVDALLADLDQDLHAVYGRELSSIFFGGGTPSLFSAPALGRLLKGVEQRIPFANDIEITLEANPGTFEQEKFVAYRALGINRLSIGIQSFQEAKLKALGRIHNGDEAVRAAGMARQAGFDNFNLDLMHGLPDQSLDDALSDLRQAIALKPTHLSWYQLTLEPNTVFWNQPPTLPEDDTLWDIQEAGQALLAEHGYAQYEVSAYAQPGRPARHNLNYWSFGDFIGIGAGAHGKLSHPDGRIVRTWKTRLPKDYLNPAKNFQAGEKALTNDELPFEFLMNALRLTDGVESRLYPERTGLSLESLAEGRLDAEQSGLLQVEPSRLAATDRGQLFLNDLLQKFLS, from the coding sequence ATGACCCATGACTCGTCCGCGTCGCCGCTGATCTTCGGCGGCGGCGCACAATCGCCACGGGGCGCGCTCCCAGTGCTGCCGCCCTTGGCGCTGTACATCCATATCCCGTGGTGCGTGCGTAAATGCCCTTATTGCGACTTCAACTCCCACACCGCCAGCCCCGTGCTGCCGGAAGAAGAGTATGTCGATGCGTTGCTGGCCGACCTTGATCAGGACCTGCACGCGGTTTACGGCCGCGAGCTGAGTTCGATCTTCTTCGGCGGCGGCACGCCGAGCCTGTTCAGCGCGCCAGCACTGGGCCGGCTGCTCAAAGGCGTCGAGCAACGCATTCCGTTTGCCAACGACATCGAAATCACTCTGGAAGCCAACCCCGGCACCTTCGAGCAGGAGAAGTTCGTCGCCTACCGGGCGCTGGGCATCAATCGCCTGTCGATTGGTATCCAGAGCTTTCAGGAGGCGAAACTCAAGGCACTGGGGCGGATTCACAACGGTGACGAAGCGGTGCGTGCCGCCGGCATGGCCCGTCAGGCCGGGTTCGACAACTTCAACCTGGACCTGATGCACGGCTTGCCCGATCAGTCCCTGGACGATGCCCTGAGCGACCTGCGCCAGGCCATCGCACTGAAGCCGACCCACTTGTCCTGGTATCAGCTGACGCTGGAGCCGAACACCGTGTTCTGGAACCAGCCACCGACACTGCCGGAAGACGACACGCTGTGGGACATTCAGGAAGCCGGTCAGGCACTGCTCGCCGAACACGGTTACGCGCAATACGAAGTGTCGGCCTATGCCCAGCCCGGTCGTCCGGCGCGGCATAACCTCAATTACTGGAGCTTCGGCGACTTCATTGGCATCGGTGCTGGCGCCCACGGCAAGCTCAGTCATCCGGACGGGCGCATCGTGCGCACCTGGAAGACCCGCCTGCCCAAGGACTATCTCAACCCGGCGAAGAATTTCCAGGCCGGTGAGAAAGCCCTGACCAATGACGAATTGCCGTTCGAGTTCCTGATGAACGCTCTGCGCCTGACAGACGGTGTGGAATCGCGGCTGTACCCGGAACGAACCGGGCTGAGCCTGGAAAGCCTCGCAGAAGGCCGTCTCGATGCAGAACAAAGTGGCCTGTTGCAGGTCGAACCGTCACGTCTGGCGGCCACGGACCGCGGACAACTGTTTCTCAACGACTTGCTGCAAAAATTTCTGAGCTGA
- a CDS encoding DUF3392 domain-containing protein — protein sequence MDLILDLLATVSRWSRSNLSEISLALVGCLLVLFGADFKGWVEQRLGSIAGALRVPLMALLCVIGSGAALIYATPWIIRGLSQFNNYSLAPVLLVVLVLIGVVADRR from the coding sequence ATGGATTTGATACTCGACCTGCTCGCCACCGTGTCCCGTTGGAGCCGCAGCAACCTGTCGGAAATCTCCCTGGCGCTGGTCGGTTGCCTGCTGGTGCTGTTCGGTGCGGACTTCAAAGGCTGGGTCGAGCAACGCCTGGGCAGCATTGCCGGCGCCTTGCGCGTCCCGCTGATGGCCCTGCTGTGCGTGATCGGCAGCGGCGCGGCGCTGATCTATGCCACGCCGTGGATCATTCGCGGCTTGAGCCAGTTCAACAACTACAGCCTGGCGCCAGTGTTGTTGGTGGTGCTGGTGCTCATTGGCGTCGTGGCAGATCGCCGCTGA
- the trmB gene encoding tRNA (guanosine(46)-N7)-methyltransferase TrmB, which produces MTESNDTPIQTEEGDERQHRRIKSFVMRAGRMTEGQQKGLEQGTPLFVLPLADAPVDFDQVFGRSAPRSLEIGFGMGHSLLEMAAASPEQDFIGVEVHRPGVGALLNGVLTQGLTNLRVYDCDAIEVLNRCVADNSLDRLMLFFPDPWHKSRHHKRRIVQASFAELVRSKLKVGGVLHMATDWEPYAEYMLEVMNVAPGYRNLAEDGKCVPRPTERPITKFERRGERLGHGVWDLKFEKQS; this is translated from the coding sequence ATGACTGAATCAAACGACACGCCAATCCAGACGGAAGAAGGCGACGAGCGCCAACACCGCCGCATCAAGAGTTTTGTGATGCGCGCCGGTCGCATGACCGAAGGCCAGCAAAAAGGCCTGGAGCAAGGCACGCCACTGTTCGTGCTGCCATTGGCGGATGCACCGGTGGATTTCGACCAGGTGTTCGGCCGTTCGGCGCCGCGCTCCCTGGAAATCGGCTTTGGCATGGGCCATTCGCTGCTGGAAATGGCTGCGGCTTCGCCTGAGCAGGATTTCATTGGCGTCGAGGTGCACCGTCCGGGTGTCGGCGCGCTGCTCAATGGCGTGCTGACTCAGGGCCTGACCAACCTGCGGGTCTACGATTGCGACGCGATCGAAGTGCTCAATCGCTGTGTGGCCGACAACAGCCTTGATCGCCTGATGCTGTTTTTCCCGGATCCATGGCACAAGAGTCGCCACCACAAGCGCCGCATTGTTCAGGCGTCGTTTGCTGAGCTGGTGCGCAGCAAGTTGAAGGTCGGCGGTGTGCTGCACATGGCCACCGACTGGGAACCGTATGCCGAGTACATGTTGGAAGTGATGAACGTCGCACCGGGTTACCGCAACCTGGCCGAAGACGGCAAATGCGTCCCGCGCCCGACCGAACGCCCGATCACCAAGTTCGAACGCCGCGGCGAACGGCTTGGGCATGGCGTGTGGGATCTGAAGTTCGAAAAACAGTCCTAA
- a CDS encoding thiazole synthase, with translation MSIVRSDKPFVLAGRTYQSRLLVGTGKYRDMEETRLAIEASGAEIVTFAVRRTNLGQNPGEPNLLDVLSPDRYTFLPNTAGCFDAIEAVRTCRLARELLGGHNLVKLEVLADQKTLFPNVIETLKAAEVLVKEGFDVMVYTSDDPIIARQLAEIGCIAVMPLAGLIGTGLGICNPYNLQIILEEAKIPVLVDAGVGTASDATIAMELGCEAVLMNSAIAHAQQPVMMAEAMKHAIVAGRLAYLAGRMPKKLYASASSPLDGLIK, from the coding sequence ATGAGCATCGTTCGTAGCGACAAGCCCTTCGTTCTGGCCGGTCGTACTTACCAGTCGCGTCTGCTGGTAGGCACCGGCAAGTACCGTGACATGGAAGAAACCCGCCTGGCCATCGAAGCCTCGGGTGCCGAGATTGTCACCTTCGCCGTACGCCGCACCAACCTCGGCCAGAATCCGGGCGAGCCGAACCTGCTGGATGTCCTGTCGCCGGATCGCTACACCTTCCTGCCTAATACCGCGGGTTGCTTCGATGCCATCGAGGCCGTGCGCACCTGCCGCCTGGCCCGTGAGCTGCTCGGCGGCCATAACCTAGTGAAGCTGGAAGTGCTGGCGGACCAGAAAACCCTGTTTCCCAACGTGATCGAAACCCTCAAGGCCGCCGAAGTGCTGGTCAAGGAAGGCTTCGACGTGATGGTGTACACCAGCGACGACCCGATCATCGCCCGTCAACTGGCGGAAATCGGCTGCATCGCGGTGATGCCGCTCGCCGGTCTGATCGGCACGGGCCTGGGGATCTGCAATCCGTACAACCTGCAGATCATCCTCGAAGAAGCGAAAATTCCGGTGCTGGTGGATGCCGGTGTCGGTACTGCCTCCGACGCCACCATCGCCATGGAACTGGGCTGCGAAGCGGTGCTGATGAACTCGGCCATCGCTCACGCCCAGCAGCCGGTCATGATGGCTGAAGCCATGAAACACGCCATCGTCGCAGGTCGCCTGGCCTACCTCGCCGGTCGCATGCCGAAAAAACTCTATGCCAGCGCCTCCTCGCCGCTGGATGGTCTGATCAAGTAA
- the thiS gene encoding sulfur carrier protein ThiS: MRIQLNGESLELPDGETVAALLTRLELTGRRVAVELNLDIVPRSQHADTTLNDGDSVEVVHAIGGG, encoded by the coding sequence ATGCGCATTCAGTTGAACGGCGAATCCCTTGAACTGCCCGACGGTGAAACCGTTGCGGCCCTGCTGACCCGTCTGGAACTGACCGGACGCCGGGTGGCGGTCGAGCTCAATCTGGATATCGTCCCGCGCAGCCAACATGCCGACACCACGCTGAACGACGGTGACAGCGTCGAAGTCGTGCACGCCATCGGCGGCGGCTAG
- a CDS encoding DUF423 domain-containing protein: MLRGFLMLAAFFGFTGVALGAFAAHGLKNRLTPEYLAIFHTGVTYQLVHTLALLGVALLATQIPGKLITWAGASFAIGIVLFSGSLYLLTTTGISKLGIITPFGGLAFLVGWFCLGLAAWRLS, encoded by the coding sequence ATGCTGCGTGGCTTCCTGATGCTGGCTGCCTTTTTCGGCTTCACCGGTGTTGCCCTGGGTGCATTTGCCGCCCACGGCCTGAAAAACCGCCTGACGCCCGAGTACCTGGCGATATTCCACACCGGCGTCACCTACCAGTTGGTGCACACCCTGGCGCTGCTGGGTGTGGCGCTACTGGCCACGCAGATTCCCGGCAAGTTGATCACTTGGGCAGGCGCCTCGTTTGCGATCGGCATCGTGCTGTTCTCCGGCAGTCTTTACCTGCTGACAACCACGGGCATCAGCAAGCTCGGCATCATCACGCCATTCGGCGGGCTGGCGTTTCTGGTGGGCTGGTTCTGCCTGGGACTCGCCGCCTGGCGGTTGAGCTGA
- the mtgA gene encoding monofunctional biosynthetic peptidoglycan transglycosylase, whose product MLRLIFRRFTKALLWFVAGSVLLVLIFRVVPPPGTALMVERKIESWVDGEPIDLQRTWKPWDEISDDLKVAVMAGEDQKFPEHWGFDFGAIQAALTHNELGGSIRGASTLSQQVSKNLFLWSGRSWLRKGLEAWFTGLIEVFWPKQRILEVYLNSVEWDDGVFGAEAAARHHFGVSARSLSRQQASYLAAVLPNPRVWSASHPTSYVSRRAGWIRQQMSQLGGDSYLLGLNDSRRAPWAQ is encoded by the coding sequence ATGCTGCGTTTAATTTTTCGTCGTTTCACAAAAGCCCTGCTCTGGTTTGTGGCTGGCAGTGTATTGCTGGTGTTGATCTTTCGCGTGGTGCCGCCACCGGGCACGGCGTTGATGGTCGAGCGCAAGATTGAATCGTGGGTCGACGGCGAACCCATCGATCTGCAACGGACCTGGAAACCATGGGATGAGATTTCCGACGACCTGAAAGTCGCGGTGATGGCCGGGGAAGATCAGAAATTCCCGGAGCATTGGGGTTTTGACTTCGGTGCAATCCAGGCCGCGCTGACCCACAACGAGCTTGGCGGGTCGATTCGTGGGGCGAGCACCCTGAGTCAGCAGGTCTCGAAAAACCTGTTTTTGTGGTCCGGCCGCAGCTGGCTGCGCAAAGGGCTGGAAGCCTGGTTTACCGGATTGATCGAAGTGTTCTGGCCCAAGCAGCGGATTCTTGAGGTGTATTTGAACAGCGTCGAGTGGGATGACGGGGTCTTTGGCGCCGAAGCGGCGGCCCGGCATCACTTTGGTGTGAGCGCCAGGTCGCTGTCTCGGCAGCAGGCCAGTTATCTGGCGGCGGTGCTGCCAAATCCACGGGTGTGGAGCGCCAGTCATCCGACCAGCTACGTGTCGCGTCGGGCGGGGTGGATTCGGCAGCAGATGAGTCAGCTGGGTGGGGATAGCTATCTGTTGGGGCTCAATGATTCGCGTCGGGCGCCTTGGGCTCAATAA